In the genome of Lynx canadensis isolate LIC74 chromosome X, mLynCan4.pri.v2, whole genome shotgun sequence, one region contains:
- the RLIM gene encoding E3 ubiquitin-protein ligase RLIM, with protein sequence MESSDSNDKGSGDQSAAQRRSQMDRLDREEAFYQFVNNLSEEDYRLMRDNNLLGTPGESTEEELLRRLQQIKEGPPPQNSDENRGGDSSDDVSNGDSIIDWLNSVRQTGNTTRSGQRGNQSWRAVSRTNPNSGDFRFSLEINVNRNNGSQNPENENEPSARRSGGENTDNNSQRQVENPRSESTSTRPSRSERNSTEALTGEVAPTRGQRRARSRSPDHRRTRARAERSRSPLHPMSEIPRRSHHSISSQTFEHPLVNETEGSSRTRHHVTLRQQISGPDLLSRGLFAASGTRNASQGAGSSDTTSSGESTGSGQRPPTIVLDLQVRRVRPGEYRQRDSIASRTRSRSQTPNNTVTYESERGGFRRTFSRSERAGVRTYVSTIRIPIRRILNTGLSETTSVAIQTMLRQIMTGFGELSYFMYSDSDSEPSGSVSSRNVERAESRNGRGGSGGSSSSGSSSSSSSSSSSSSSSSPSSSSSGESSETSSEVFEGSNEGSSSSGSSGARREGRHRAPVTFDESGSLPFLSLAQFFLLNEDDDDQPRGLTKEQIDNLAMRSFGENDALKTCSVCITEYTEGNKLRKLPCSHEYHVHCIDRWLSENSTCPICRRAVLASGNRESVV encoded by the exons ATGGAAAGCTCAGATTCTAACGATAAAGGAAGTGGTGATCAGTCTGCAGCACAGCGCAGAAGTCAGATGGACCGATTGGATCGGGAAGAAGCTTTCTATCAATTTGTAAATAACCTGAGTGAAGAAGATTATAGACTTATGAGAGATAACAATTTGCTAGGCACCCCAG gTGAAAGTACTGAGGAAGAGTTGCTGAGAAGACTACAACAAATTAAAGAGGGTCCACCACCACAAAACTCAGATGAAAATAGAG gtggAGACTCTTCAGATGATGTGTCTAATGGTGACTCTATAATAGACTGGCTTAACTCTGTCAGACAAACTGGAAATACAACAAGAAGTGGGCAAAGAGGAAACCAATCTTGGAGAGCAGTGAGCCGGACTAATCCAAACAGTGGTGATTTCAGATTCAGTTTAGAGATCAATGTTAACCGTAATAATGGGAGCCAAAATCCAGAGAATGAAAATGAGCCATCTGCAAGACGTTCTGGTGgagaaaatacagacaacaaCAGCCAAAGGCAAGTGGAAAATCCACGATCTGAATCAACATCTACAAGGCCTTCCAGATCAGAACGAAATTCAACTGAAGCATTAACGGGAGAAGTTGCACCTACCAGAGGTCAGAGAAGGGCAAGAAGCAGGAGCCCAGACCATCGGAGAACCCGAGCAAGAGCTGAACGAAGTAGGTCGCCTCTGCATCCAATGAGTGAAATTCCACGAAGATCTCATCATAGTATCTCATCTCAGACTTTTGAGCATCCTTTGGTAAATGAGACTGAGGGAAGTTCTAGAACCCGGCACCATGTGACATTGAGACAACAAATAAGTGGACCTGACTTGCTAAGTAGAGGTCTTTTTGCAGCTTCAGGAACCAGAAATGCTTCACAAGGAGCAGGTTCTTCAGACACAACCAGCAGTGGTGAATCTACAGGATCAGGACAGAGACCTCCAACCATAGTCCTTGATCTTCAAGTAAGAAGAGTTCGTCCTGGAGAGTATCGGCAGAGAGATAGCATAGCTAGCAGAACTCGGTCAAGGTCTCAGACGCCAAACAACACTGTCACTTATGAAAGTGAACGAGGAGGTTTTAGGCGTACGTTTTCACGTTCCGAACGGGCAGGTGTGAGAACCTATGTCAGTACCATCAGAATTCCGATTCGTAGAATCTTAAATACTGGTTTAAGTGAGACTACATCTGTTGCAATTCAGACCATGTTAAGGCAGATAATGACAGGTTTTGGTGAGTTAAGCTACTTTATGTATAGTGATAGTGATTCAGAGCCTAGTGGCTCAGTCTCGAGTCGAAATGTGGAAAGGGCAGAGTCACGGAATGGAAGAGGGGGTTCTGGTGGTAGTAGCAGTTCTGGTTCCAGTTCCAGTTCTAGTTCCAGTTCTAGTTCCAGTTCTAGTTCCAGTCCTAGTTCCAGTTCCAGTGGTGAAAGTTCAGAGACTAGCTCAGAGGTGTTTGAAGGCAGTAATGAAGGAAGCTCATCATCAGGCTCATCAGGTGCCAGGCGAGAGGGTCGACACAGGGCCCCAGTAACATTTGATGAAAGTGGCTCTTTGCCCTTCCTTAGTCTGGCTCAGTTTTTCCTCTtaaatgaggatgatgatgaccAACCTAGAGGACTCACCAAAGAACAGATTGACAACTTGGCAATGAGAAGTTTTGGTGAAAACGATGCATTAAAAACCTGTAGTGTTTGCATTACAGAATATACAGAAGGCAACAAACTTCGTAAACTACCTTGTTCCCATGAGTACCATGTCCACTGCATCGATCGCTGGTTATCTGAGAATTCTACTTGTCCTATTTGTCGCAGAGCAGTCTTAGCTTCTGGTAACAGAGAAAGTGTTGTGTAA